Proteins from a genomic interval of Zingiber officinale cultivar Zhangliang chromosome 1B, Zo_v1.1, whole genome shotgun sequence:
- the LOC122044420 gene encoding uncharacterized protein LOC122044420 produces the protein MAAENVEMQQAQHVPASSAPIENVPINHGEKQKKFTGLTRILTEETPKVVKGVDEVNTLLLIDKWNDSEFLCRNYILNNLADSLYLVYCEMKMAKELWESLDKKYKSEDAGAKKFIVGRFLDYKMSDSKSVISQVQELQELLQEIHSECMTLSETFQVAAIIEKLPTGWKDFKNYLKYKRKEMNLEELVVRLRIEEDNKNSERKLFSQATVKANVVEHRQSSKRKHPKSSTTQPKGQNMKKKSS, from the exons ATGGCGGCAGAAAATGTTGAGATGCAACAGGCTCAACATGTGCCGGCCTCCTCCGCCCCGATtgagaatgtgccaatcaatcatggggaaaagcAAAAAAAATTCACAG GTCTGACACGTATCTTGACCGAGGAAACTCCCAAGGTTGTTAAGGGTGTAGATGAGGTGAACACTCTCCTTCTGATCGACAAATGGAACGATTCTGAGTTCCTCTGTCGAAACTACATCCTTAACAATCTTGCCGACTCACTCTATCTTGTGTATTGTGAGATGAAAATggcaaaggaactgtgggaatctctggacaagaaatataaatccGAGGATGCTGGGGCCAAAAAGTTTATTGTTGGTCGTTTCCTGGACTATAAGATGAGTGACTCGAAGTCTGTAATcagtcaagtccaggagcttcaagaaCTCTTACAAGAAATTCACTCAGAATGTATGACTCTgagcgaaaccttccaagtggcagCTATCATCGAAAAGCTACCAACTGGCTGGAAGGACTTTAAGAATTATCTGAAGTACAAGCGGAAGGAAATGAACCTGGAGGAACTTGTTGTTCGCCTTCGTATAGAAGAAGACAATAAGAATTCGGAgagaaaactgttctctcaggctactgtaaaAGCTAATGTTGTTGAGCATAGACAAAGCTCAAAACGGAAGCATCCAAAATCTTCCACGACGCAACCCAAAGgacaaaacatgaaaaaaaaaagttcttAG